The Barnesiella propionica genome has a window encoding:
- a CDS encoding MATE family efflux transporter: MNISALTSLGRSDLYLKATLLSKMVLLGLIILAIPFGVYYMVSAGALGAFISIFIVAQWNKKLINYAIKNQLLDILPSFLLAIFTSIIVSLITFLPLDNWAILLFGSGFAVLLYLFLSFVFKVDAAIYIFSN; the protein is encoded by the coding sequence ATGAATATTTCTGCGTTGACTAGTTTGGGGCGAAGTGATCTATATTTAAAAGCAACACTTCTTTCAAAAATGGTTTTGTTAGGTTTAATTATATTGGCTATTCCATTCGGTGTATATTATATGGTCTCAGCAGGAGCTTTAGGTGCATTTATTTCTATATTTATTGTTGCTCAATGGAACAAAAAGCTGATTAATTATGCTATAAAGAATCAACTATTAGATATTTTACCATCATTTTTGTTGGCAATTTTTACCTCTATTATTGTTAGTCTTATAACTTTTTTACCTTTGGACAACTGGGCGATTTTGCTTTTTGGTTCAGGCTTTGCTGTTTTATTATATCTCTTTTTGTCATTTGTATTTAAAGTTGATGCTGCGATATATATATTCTCAAATTAA